A genomic window from Punica granatum isolate Tunisia-2019 chromosome 2, ASM765513v2, whole genome shotgun sequence includes:
- the LOC116197190 gene encoding probable pectinesterase/pectinesterase inhibitor 46 → MMASSYGKINEAEQARLDAGRKSRKRFITIALSSVVLVCVIVAAVVGTQVGNGSNKDGAGEDPKSPSTSVKAVCDLTLYKESCYNSMSHKVNPNQVVQPQKLFKLAIQVAMDELGKASDRLSSHLKPYNNNSAAVAALDSCHDLLALAIDHLNGSYASGNLDSSDDLRTWLSTAGTCQETCLDGFDELALGPLKDTVKSNLKISQELTSNSLAIITWISKIMGSIKLRRLMGVEYHDKTNNVPKWPHQNDRKLPNWLKPKDRKLIQSSADLRKIADAVVAKDGSGKYKTIKDALKDVPDKSDRRYVIYAKKGIYEENVRVEKPKWNVVMVGDGKDVTIVTGKLNVVDGTPTFQSATFAVFGKGFVARDMGFRNTAGPSKHQAVALMSTADHSAFYRCKFEAFQDTLYAHSNRQFYRECDVYGTVDFIFGNSAVVLQNCNILPRVPMKGQQNTITAQGRADPNQNTGISIHNCTLWPSGNLSSVRTFLGRPWKNYSTTAYVKTMMNSFIDPKGWLPWTGDSAPSTIYYSEYGNFGPGASTKGRVKWKGLRTNLSIKEAEKFTVKSFLGGEHWIKKADVSYKPGL, encoded by the exons ATGATGGCTTCGTCATATGGGAAGATCAATGAGGCCGAGCAGGCAAGGCTCGACGCTGGCCGGAAATCAAGAAAGAGGTTCATCACGATCGCACTATCCTCAGTCGTCCTCGTCTGCGTCATAGTAGCTGCTGTGGTTGGGACCCAGGTCGGCAATGGCTCCAACAAGGACGGTGCAGGTGAGGACCCCAAGTCACCGTCGACCTCGGTGAAGGCCGTGTGCGACCTGACATTGTACAAGGAGTCATGCTACAACAGTATGTCCCACAAAGTTAATCCGAACCAGGTCGTGCAGCCCCAGAAGCTGTTTAAGCTCGCCATCCAAGTCGCGATGGACGAGCTGGGCAAAGCATCGGACCGATTATCGAGTCATCTGAAACCATATAATAACAACTCAGCTGCAGTTGCTGCTCTGGACAGCTGCCATGACCTTCTGGCCCTTGCAATTGACCACCTGAACGGGTCCTACGCATCAGGCAACCTCGACTCCTCAGATGATCTCCGGACCTGGCTAAGCACGGCTGGAACGTGCCAGGAGACATGCTTAGATGGGTTCGACGAGTTGGCCCTTGGGCCGTTGAAGGACACTGTCAAGAGCAACCTCAAGATATCGCAAGAGCTCACGAGCAACAGCCTTGCTATTATCACGTGGATCTCGAAAATCATGGGTTCGATCAAGCTAAGGCGTCTCATGGGAGTCGAGTATCATGACAAGACTAACAACGTGCCCAAATGGCCGCACCAAAACGACAGGAAGCTCCCCAATTGGTTGAAACCAAAGGACCGGAAACTCATCCAGAGTTCGGCGGACCTGAGGAAGATTGCGGATGCCGTGGTGGCTAAGGATGGCTCAGGGAAGTACAAGACCATTAAGGACGCGCTAAAGGACGTCCCCGACAAGAGTGACAGGAGGTACGTGATCTACGCGAAGAAGGGCATCTACGAGGAGAATGTTCGTGTTGAGAAGCCAAAGTGGAACGTTGTGATGGTTGGGGACGGTAAGGATGTGACCATCGTGACTGGGAAACTCAACGTTGTCGATGGCACCCCGACATTTCAATCTGCAACTTTTG CTGTTTTTGGCAAGGGCTTCGTAGCCCGAGATATGGGATTCCGCAACACAGCAGGCCCGAGCAAGCACCAGGCAGTGGCGCTGATGTCGACGGCAGACCACTCAGCTTTCTACCGGTGCAAGTTCGAAGCTTTCCAGGACACTCTATATGCACACTCGAACCGCCAGTTCTACCGTGAGTGCGATGTCTACGGGACGGTCGACTTCATCTTTGGAAACTCCGCGGTTGTCCTCCAGAACTGCAACATCCTCCCGAGGGTCCCCATGAAGGGTCAGCAGAACACAATCACTGCCCAAGGGAGGGCAGACCCAAACCAGAACACCGGTATCTCGATCCACAACTGCACCCTCTGGCCTTCGGGGAACCTGAGTTCCGTGCGCACCTTCCTGGGGCGGCCCTGGAAGAACTACTCGACCACAGCATACGTGAAGACCATGATGAACAGCTTCATCGACCCGAAGGGGTGGCTGCCCTGGACAGGCGATTCCGCGCCCAGCACTATTTACTATTCTGAGTACGGGAACTTCGGGCCAGGGGCATCGACCAAGGGCCGGGTCAAGTGGAAGGGGCTGAGGACAAATCTGAGCATCAAAGAGGCTGAGAAGTTCACTGTGAAGTCATTCCTTGGAGGGGAGCATTGGATTAAGAAGGCGGATGTCAGCTACAAACCTGGTCTTTGA